The genomic DNA CAAAAAGCACAAGTAGTATGCCAACTCGAGGCGGAATTTAGATTAGTTGATATCTTAAAAGTTGTTCCAATCAATATGAATACCTTATGTTACTGGAAACGTAAATTTAAAAATTGTAATATCAAAGAAATCAATTTGAATGACTTAATCTATCGGATTTGGAGTGAAGATAAACACTTAGGAATCCTACGGATTACTGCTATCCTAAAAAACAAATACCAACTTAAAATTAATCATAAGCGGGTTAAAAGAATCATGAATGAACTAAATATTTTCGGAATTGGATACACGAAAAAAATTAGGAAATATGATTCTTCCAAGGGACCAGAAGGGAAACGAGTTAAAAACAAATTAAACCGTCGGTTTTATAGTAATCGACCATATCAAAAGCTGGTTTCAGATGTAACAGAATTTAAAGTTAAAAACGGAGAAAAGGTTTATTTGGAACCAATTATGGATCTATATAACAATCAAATTTTGACTTATTCAATCACAGATGAAAGTCCTGATTTAAAATTTGCAGTTAAACCACTGGAAGATCTTCGGCTTAAGCTACCTAAAACCGGTTATAAGCTAATGCTTCATACTGATCAGGGTTGGCAATATCGCCATCGACGATGGCGGATGGAGCTTAAAAAAGCTAAAATTACACAAAGTATGTCACGAAGAAGTTGTTGCTTAGATAACGCTTGTATTGAGAGTTTCTTCAACAAATTGAAAGTAGAAATTGGCAATCTTAAACAATTCAATTCCTCTGAGGAATTAATTGTGAAAATCAAAAAATGGATTAATTATTACAACACGGAACGAGTTCAAACAAAATTAGGCGGCTTGTCGCCGATAAAATATCAGAAACAAGCCGCCTAATCGCGACAAATA from Fructilactobacillus ixorae includes the following:
- a CDS encoding IS3 family transposase; amino-acid sequence: MLKVVPINMNTLCYWKRKFKNCNIKEINLNDLIYRIWSEDKHLGILRITAILKNKYQLKINHKRVKRIMNELNIFGIGYTKKIRKYDSSKGPEGKRVKNKLNRRFYSNRPYQKLVSDVTEFKVKNGEKVYLEPIMDLYNNQILTYSITDESPDLKFAVKPLEDLRLKLPKTGYKLMLHTDQGWQYRHRRWRMELKKAKITQSMSRRSCCLDNACIESFFNKLKVEIGNLKQFNSSEELIVKIKKWINYYNTERVQTKLGGLSPIKYQKQAA